One region of Duncaniella freteri genomic DNA includes:
- a CDS encoding DUF4992 family lipoprotein, with amino-acid sequence MNSKMQRISSISCAALAIMLLSCADDGFDDSEKFESTVRNAQLVSPTIQPSDLSVVNNPDGTESVRVQWPVVEGASGYLANVAIVDNPETPDYIVKDQMIDGCSMTFDRQEDTKYKIYIKAIGNKKFNNTDAPEASVIDYSSYVTAIEIPENEEIAEFVKKNLPAPGTETAFALKAGGTYRLNDAADFNLVQCQLRGDKNNHPTVIVGEKGCIKIQNGFKLRYINFDCKDMNNVGLIRLADVADPTLRFDALGYNGGNAAKAFLIKNPVMIQHCWIKDLKAGVIAGSNEDWSLADFRLEDCIIQLHLDKSFGDKSLLNLQYCTAEQSIGGWKLCAHFKDLSVKNNTIFNTQVNDKTYFIRYANGSNSDPSKTWGPGHTSTHKWFNNTLIRTFTGKDFGNNIQRGVTHIMENNIFYDTYRINKYARGTKQIKDNVFCYKDGRKIDGGDSSFGSVDDGLNFDFSQTMDFSKPNAGLNFKPNTSTNAGDTRWFK; translated from the coding sequence ATGAACAGCAAAATGCAAAGAATCAGTAGTATTTCGTGCGCTGCTTTGGCTATTATGCTATTGTCATGTGCCGATGACGGCTTTGACGATTCAGAAAAGTTTGAAAGCACGGTAAGAAATGCTCAACTCGTGTCGCCGACAATACAGCCGAGCGACCTTAGCGTCGTGAACAATCCCGATGGGACAGAAAGCGTAAGAGTACAATGGCCTGTAGTTGAAGGAGCTAGTGGATATCTCGCCAACGTTGCCATTGTCGACAATCCTGAAACACCCGATTACATCGTCAAAGATCAAATGATCGACGGATGCTCTATGACATTTGATCGTCAAGAGGACACAAAGTACAAGATTTACATCAAAGCTATAGGCAACAAAAAATTCAATAACACAGATGCCCCTGAAGCCTCTGTCATCGACTATAGTTCTTATGTAACGGCAATTGAAATCCCCGAAAATGAAGAGATCGCAGAATTCGTAAAGAAGAATCTTCCTGCACCAGGCACAGAGACAGCATTTGCTCTAAAAGCCGGAGGTACATACCGACTCAATGATGCCGCCGATTTCAACCTCGTTCAGTGCCAGCTCCGTGGGGATAAAAACAATCACCCAACCGTGATCGTAGGTGAAAAAGGTTGTATCAAGATCCAAAACGGCTTCAAGCTCCGTTACATTAATTTTGATTGCAAAGACATGAATAATGTAGGACTGATAAGACTCGCTGATGTCGCTGATCCTACACTCCGTTTCGATGCATTAGGTTATAATGGTGGTAATGCAGCCAAGGCATTTCTCATTAAAAATCCTGTAATGATTCAACATTGCTGGATCAAGGATCTAAAGGCAGGAGTCATTGCCGGTAGTAACGAAGACTGGTCGTTGGCTGATTTTCGTCTTGAGGATTGTATTATACAGCTTCATCTTGACAAATCATTCGGTGACAAGTCATTATTGAACCTTCAATACTGCACAGCAGAACAATCCATTGGCGGATGGAAATTATGTGCTCATTTCAAAGATCTATCCGTGAAAAACAATACTATATTCAATACCCAAGTCAATGATAAAACTTATTTTATACGTTACGCCAATGGCAGTAACTCCGATCCATCCAAGACATGGGGACCCGGTCACACATCCACACACAAATGGTTCAACAATACTTTAATTCGTACATTCACTGGTAAAGACTTTGGTAATAACATACAAAGAGGTGTGACCCATATCATGGAAAACAACATATTCTATGACACATACCGTATCAACAAGTATGCTCGTGGCACAAAACAAATTAAAGACAATGTTTTCTGTTATAAGGATGGTAGAAAAATTGATGGCGGTGACTCGTCATTCGGCTCTGTTGATGACGGACTGAACTTCGATTTCTCCCAGACAATGGATTTCTCCAAACCCAACGCAGGTCTTAACTTCAAGCCCAACACAAGCACCAATGCCGGTGATACTCGTTGGTTTAAATAA
- a CDS encoding TIM barrel protein, with protein MIPKRLLSLLLLALLVFPAYLGISAGGNRYKVAACDWMMLKRQKLGSFKLMHELGGDGVEMDMGGLGVRDTFDNKFHHRHFRKLFRETADSLGVLVPSVAMSGFYGQSFLTHHNYKALVEDCLSTMRVMDSKVAYLPLGGIKEDWTKPGPARDELVKRLHVAGVMAEADGLVIGIRTPLDAKENIRLLKEIDSPGIKIYYSFQTALDNHRDIISELKTLGKDRICQIHASNTDGVTLDRDTALDMPKIKETLDKMGWSGWLVVERSRDVKEVRNVKKNFGTNIRYLKEVFQK; from the coding sequence ATGATTCCAAAGAGACTATTAAGTCTTTTGCTATTGGCATTATTAGTGTTCCCGGCTTACCTCGGGATCAGCGCAGGCGGGAACCGGTACAAGGTTGCCGCCTGTGACTGGATGATGCTGAAGCGACAGAAGCTCGGTTCCTTTAAACTTATGCACGAACTCGGTGGTGACGGAGTGGAGATGGATATGGGCGGACTCGGCGTGCGCGACACGTTTGACAACAAATTCCACCACCGCCATTTCCGCAAGCTATTCCGTGAGACAGCCGACAGCCTCGGGGTGCTTGTCCCCTCGGTGGCTATGTCAGGGTTCTACGGACAGTCATTCCTCACACACCATAATTATAAGGCACTCGTTGAGGACTGCCTCTCCACCATGCGCGTCATGGACTCAAAAGTAGCCTACCTGCCGCTCGGAGGGATAAAGGAGGACTGGACAAAGCCCGGTCCGGCCCGCGACGAACTGGTGAAACGTCTCCACGTGGCAGGAGTGATGGCTGAAGCCGACGGACTGGTGATAGGGATACGCACACCTCTCGACGCTAAGGAAAACATACGCCTGCTCAAAGAGATCGACTCTCCGGGCATAAAGATATACTATTCTTTCCAGACAGCACTCGACAATCACCGCGACATCATCAGCGAGCTCAAGACGCTCGGCAAGGACCGTATATGCCAGATACACGCCTCCAACACCGACGGAGTGACCCTCGACCGCGACACGGCCCTCGACATGCCGAAGATCAAAGAGACCCTCGACAAGATGGGGTGGAGCGGATGGCTCGTGGTGGAACGTTCACGCGACGTGAAAGAGGTGCGCAATGTAAAGAAAAATTTCGGCACCAACATAAGGTATCTCAAAGAAGTGTTCCAAAAATGA
- a CDS encoding succinate CoA transferase gives MRFPILTPEEAAELFYNDCNCGFSGFTAPGAPKMVTQAIAAKAERLHAQGEPFKINIVTGASTSDKCDGMLARANAIGRRTPYQNHPDLRKRINSHDAHYFDLHLSETAQKLRYGFIGDIDIAIIEVSDIQDDGTVVVGTGVGNVPTIAMMAKRIIIELNEKLRHALYGLHDIYIPLDPPCRREIPIFKPSDRIGSPVLKLDPEKIVGVVMSDSYEGVRPFTPLDDTTKMIGANVCRFLIGEMKAGRIPSSFLPIQSGVGNVANAVLYGLADAKEIPPFQMYTEVIQDAVIELMKNGRCSFGSTSSLTVSNEVEEEVISNIDFFKEHLVVRPVEISNNPEVIRRLGVIAMNTALEADIFGNINSTHVTGTKMMNGIGGSGDFTRNAYVSIFSCPSITKEGKISNIVPMVSHVDHTEHSVDILVTDQGIADMRGLDPVQRAETIINNCAHPMYRELLHDYLRMSTRGGQTPHTLEASLAFHTEFLASGDMRNVNLGKYL, from the coding sequence ATGAGATTCCCGATTCTCACTCCCGAAGAGGCTGCTGAGCTCTTCTACAACGACTGTAACTGCGGATTCTCCGGTTTCACCGCCCCCGGGGCTCCCAAGATGGTAACCCAGGCCATCGCAGCCAAGGCCGAAAGACTGCATGCCCAGGGCGAACCATTCAAGATCAATATCGTCACCGGAGCATCAACCTCCGACAAGTGTGACGGCATGCTCGCACGTGCCAACGCCATAGGCCGACGCACCCCCTATCAGAACCATCCCGATCTTCGCAAGCGCATCAATTCCCACGATGCCCACTACTTCGACCTCCACCTTTCCGAGACAGCCCAGAAGCTGCGTTACGGATTCATCGGCGACATCGACATCGCCATCATCGAGGTCAGCGACATCCAGGACGACGGCACCGTAGTGGTAGGAACCGGCGTGGGAAATGTGCCCACCATAGCCATGATGGCGAAGCGCATAATCATAGAGCTCAACGAGAAACTGCGTCACGCCCTCTACGGACTCCACGACATCTACATCCCCCTCGATCCCCCATGCCGCCGCGAAATCCCCATATTCAAGCCGAGCGACCGCATAGGTTCACCTGTGCTCAAGCTCGACCCCGAGAAGATCGTGGGCGTGGTGATGAGCGACAGCTACGAGGGAGTCAGGCCTTTCACTCCGCTTGACGACACCACTAAGATGATCGGGGCAAATGTGTGCCGCTTCCTCATAGGAGAGATGAAGGCAGGACGCATACCCTCGTCGTTCCTCCCCATCCAGTCAGGCGTGGGCAACGTTGCCAATGCCGTGCTCTACGGACTCGCCGACGCCAAGGAGATCCCGCCGTTCCAGATGTACACCGAGGTGATACAGGATGCCGTGATCGAACTCATGAAGAACGGACGATGCAGCTTCGGCTCCACAAGCTCGCTCACCGTGAGCAACGAGGTTGAGGAAGAGGTGATAAGCAATATCGACTTCTTCAAGGAGCATCTGGTGGTGCGCCCTGTGGAGATATCCAACAATCCCGAGGTGATACGCCGCCTTGGTGTCATAGCCATGAACACTGCCCTGGAGGCCGACATATTCGGCAACATCAACTCCACTCATGTGACAGGAACCAAGATGATGAACGGTATCGGCGGCTCGGGCGACTTCACACGCAATGCCTACGTATCCATCTTCTCATGCCCGTCCATCACCAAGGAGGGCAAGATATCCAACATCGTGCCTATGGTATCGCATGTGGACCACACCGAGCACTCCGTGGATATCCTTGTCACAGATCAGGGAATAGCCGACATGCGCGGACTCGATCCGGTGCAGCGTGCCGAGACCATTATCAACAATTGTGCACACCCGATGTACCGTGAGCTCCTTCACGACTATCTCAGGATGTCGACACGCGGCGGTCAGACTCCCCACACTCTCGAAGCTTCGCTGGCGTTCCACACTGAGTTCCTTGCTTCGGGCGACATGCGCAATGTCAACCTCGGAAAATATCTATAA
- the miaB gene encoding tRNA (N6-isopentenyl adenosine(37)-C2)-methylthiotransferase MiaB — MDQNRALYIETYGCQMNVADSEVVASVMATVGYDLTDDIDKADAVLLNTCSIRDNAEQKIISRLAFLASLRRKRPRTSPRLIIGVIGCMAERVKDDLVVNHGVDLVAGPDSYLDLPALFASVEAGEKAVNVTLSTTETYRDIIPARITGNQVSGFISIMRGCNNFCSYCIVPYTRGRERSREPESILAELADLRKRGFREATLLGQNVNSYCYERPDGSKVTFPLLLAMVADAAPDMRIRFTTSHPKDMSDETIDVVASRPNICRHIHLPVQSGSNSVLKSMNRRYTREWYLDRIKAIRSRIPDCGISTDMFTGFHNETEEDFQQTLSLMREVGFDSSFMFKYSERPGTLAARTMPDNVPEDVKIDRLNRMIALQNELSQESNRRDIGKTFDVLVEGVSKRSKEQMVGRNQQNKTLVFPRGECRIGDTVRVKVVSVSSATLIGELV, encoded by the coding sequence ATGGACCAAAACCGAGCATTATATATAGAGACTTACGGTTGCCAGATGAATGTGGCAGACAGTGAGGTGGTGGCATCAGTGATGGCCACCGTCGGATACGACCTTACCGATGATATCGACAAGGCTGATGCAGTGCTTCTCAACACCTGTTCGATACGTGATAACGCCGAGCAGAAGATAATTTCCCGCCTGGCTTTCCTGGCATCGTTGCGCAGGAAGCGTCCCAGGACTTCCCCGAGGCTTATCATCGGAGTGATAGGGTGCATGGCTGAGCGTGTCAAGGATGACCTTGTGGTCAACCATGGCGTGGACCTTGTTGCAGGTCCGGACTCATATCTCGATCTGCCTGCACTTTTTGCTTCGGTTGAGGCAGGGGAGAAGGCGGTCAATGTGACGCTAAGCACCACTGAGACCTATCGCGACATCATCCCGGCACGCATCACCGGCAATCAGGTGTCGGGCTTCATAAGCATCATGCGCGGGTGCAACAATTTCTGCTCCTACTGCATAGTGCCATATACCCGCGGGCGCGAACGTTCGCGAGAGCCTGAAAGCATTCTCGCCGAGCTTGCCGACCTGCGCAAGCGAGGGTTCAGGGAGGCGACGCTCCTCGGGCAGAATGTCAACAGCTATTGCTATGAACGCCCCGATGGGAGCAAGGTCACTTTCCCTCTGCTCCTTGCCATGGTGGCTGATGCAGCGCCTGACATGCGTATACGTTTCACCACGTCTCACCCCAAGGACATGAGCGACGAGACAATCGACGTGGTGGCTTCGCGCCCCAACATATGCCGGCACATACATCTTCCGGTGCAGTCGGGGAGCAATTCTGTGCTCAAGTCCATGAACCGCAGGTACACTCGCGAGTGGTATCTCGACCGCATCAAGGCTATTCGTTCACGCATACCTGACTGCGGTATCTCCACCGACATGTTCACGGGTTTCCACAATGAGACCGAGGAGGATTTCCAGCAGACACTCTCGCTTATGCGTGAGGTGGGATTCGATTCGTCATTCATGTTCAAATACTCCGAGCGTCCGGGCACCCTTGCAGCCCGCACCATGCCCGACAATGTGCCGGAGGATGTTAAGATCGACCGCCTCAACCGCATGATAGCCCTTCAGAACGAGCTCTCCCAGGAGAGCAACCGCAGGGATATAGGCAAGACTTTCGATGTGCTTGTCGAAGGAGTGTCGAAGCGAAGCAAGGAGCAGATGGTGGGTAGGAATCAGCAGAACAAGACCCTCGTGTTCCCTCGTGGCGAATGCCGTATAGGCGATACAGTAAGGGTGAAAGTGGTCTCGGTGTCGTCAGCCACTCTCATCGGAGAGTTGGTATAG
- a CDS encoding YqgE/AlgH family protein encodes MDYKSLLFNIDIPSGHMPAPGALLVSEPFLHEEYFNHAVIALVEYEPNGGAMGVVLNNVSDYSLQDLVEGVTVKEPIPVYCGGPMAADRLFFIHTLGDIIPGTQPLGNGLWIGGEFDPMLSIINDRYELEGNIRFFLGYSGWSDGQLEEELSRNVWAVSPMSGSGHELLKGDGDAYWHRAVRSLGTDFRGWLYHPQNPMVN; translated from the coding sequence ATGGATTACAAGTCGTTGCTGTTCAATATAGACATCCCCTCGGGTCATATGCCGGCTCCGGGAGCACTGCTCGTCTCCGAGCCTTTTCTGCACGAGGAGTATTTCAATCATGCCGTGATCGCGCTTGTGGAGTACGAGCCTAACGGCGGGGCAATGGGCGTGGTGCTCAACAATGTTTCGGACTATTCGCTTCAGGATCTTGTAGAGGGGGTCACCGTCAAGGAACCTATCCCTGTGTATTGCGGAGGTCCTATGGCTGCTGACCGTCTGTTCTTCATTCATACCCTCGGCGACATAATTCCGGGCACACAGCCTCTCGGCAACGGTCTATGGATCGGAGGAGAGTTTGATCCCATGCTGTCAATAATCAACGACCGTTATGAGCTTGAGGGCAACATACGTTTCTTCCTTGGATATAGCGGCTGGAGCGATGGTCAGCTTGAAGAGGAGCTTTCACGCAATGTGTGGGCCGTATCCCCGATGTCAGGCTCAGGACATGAGTTGCTGAAGGGTGATGGCGATGCCTATTGGCACAGGGCTGTGCGCTCGCTCGGCACCGATTTCCGCGGATGGCTCTATCATCCTCAGAACCCCATGGTAAATTGA
- the prmA gene encoding 50S ribosomal protein L11 methyltransferase, with protein MNDYTEVRLGLEPCSETLTDILAAMLAEEGYESFVPDSMGVTAYIRKEAFDPDALDRIIREFPMETAITYSHSIVEGQDWNAEWEKNYFKPIVIDNQCAIHSSFHKDVPECTYDILIDPKMAFGTGHHATTTLILRRLLGMDLDGKKMVDMGTGTGILAILADMRGAASVDAIEIDEFAHENAKENLKLNRSENVTLHLGDASTLATIRDVDIFVANINRNIITADLPAYADTLSPGASVILSGFYEEDIPVIMKAAETLGLEYADHTVLDRWASLHLKNQI; from the coding sequence ATGAATGATTACACAGAAGTGAGGCTCGGACTCGAACCATGTTCCGAGACGTTGACCGACATTCTCGCCGCAATGCTTGCGGAAGAGGGATATGAAAGCTTTGTACCCGACTCCATGGGGGTCACTGCTTATATACGCAAAGAGGCTTTCGATCCGGACGCGCTCGACCGTATAATACGCGAATTCCCAATGGAGACAGCTATCACCTACTCCCATTCAATTGTGGAGGGGCAGGACTGGAACGCCGAATGGGAAAAGAACTATTTCAAGCCGATAGTAATTGACAACCAGTGTGCGATACACTCATCCTTCCACAAGGATGTGCCTGAATGCACCTACGATATACTTATCGACCCGAAAATGGCATTCGGGACCGGACACCATGCCACCACAACACTTATACTCCGCCGGCTACTCGGAATGGATCTTGACGGAAAGAAAATGGTGGATATGGGTACCGGCACCGGCATACTTGCCATACTCGCCGACATGCGTGGCGCAGCAAGTGTCGATGCCATAGAGATTGACGAGTTTGCTCACGAGAACGCTAAGGAGAACCTTAAGCTCAATCGCTCGGAAAACGTCACACTGCATTTAGGTGACGCATCAACCCTCGCAACCATACGTGATGTAGACATATTCGTCGCAAATATCAACCGTAATATCATAACAGCTGACCTCCCTGCCTATGCCGATACTCTATCGCCTGGCGCGTCGGTGATCCTCAGCGGATTCTACGAGGAGGATATACCTGTGATAATGAAAGCGGCTGAGACTCTCGGTCTCGAATATGCCGACCATACCGTTCTGGACAGGTGGGCGTCACTGCACCTCAAAAATCAGATATAG
- a CDS encoding YtxH domain-containing protein — translation MSNLSMLYAFIGGAIVGAGAAILFAPEKGEDIRARIADLLRKKGILCSDNEIDALVEQLTTQIDD, via the coding sequence ATGTCAAACTTATCCATGCTCTATGCATTCATCGGAGGCGCAATCGTAGGCGCAGGCGCAGCCATCCTCTTCGCACCAGAAAAGGGTGAGGACATCCGTGCACGCATCGCCGACCTTCTCCGCAAGAAAGGCATACTCTGCTCCGACAATGAGATCGATGCCCTGGTCGAGCAGCTGACAACTCAGATTGACGACTAA
- a CDS encoding YtxH domain-containing protein has translation MKALNIVLAVVGGAIAGAAVGLLLAPEKGEHTRKNIVKYLESKGIKLQKSKLEELANEIADELGK, from the coding sequence ATGAAAGCATTAAACATTGTGCTCGCAGTAGTAGGAGGTGCCATAGCAGGTGCCGCAGTAGGACTCCTTCTCGCCCCCGAGAAAGGTGAACACACCCGCAAGAACATTGTGAAATATCTCGAAAGCAAGGGCATCAAGCTCCAGAAGAGCAAACTTGAGGAACTCGCCAACGAAATCGCTGACGAACTGGGCAAGTAA
- the coaE gene encoding dephospho-CoA kinase (Dephospho-CoA kinase (CoaE) performs the final step in coenzyme A biosynthesis.), translating to MERLIAITGGIGSGKSVVSRIVSAMGYPVYDCDTQARRLMDRSDSIKSAIAELIAPSCIINGEIDRAALSAEVFSSAEKLECLNGIVHGAVREHLAMWSSHPDRATGIRFVETAILYQSGLDTMVDEVWQVDAPEELRIQRVMARNAMSRSQVTDRIKSQDSYIPAILHRHTRLIINDGDAAVLPQVERLIDELA from the coding sequence ATGGAGCGGTTAATAGCGATAACAGGAGGCATAGGAAGCGGCAAAAGCGTAGTGAGCCGCATAGTAAGTGCCATGGGATATCCGGTATACGACTGCGACACACAGGCGCGCCGGCTCATGGACAGGAGTGACTCCATAAAGAGTGCGATAGCCGAACTCATCGCACCATCATGCATAATAAACGGAGAGATCGACCGCGCAGCACTCTCAGCGGAGGTGTTCAGCTCGGCTGAAAAACTGGAATGCCTCAACGGCATCGTACACGGAGCTGTCAGGGAGCATCTCGCCATGTGGAGCAGCCATCCTGACCGCGCAACCGGTATACGGTTTGTGGAGACAGCAATCCTGTATCAAAGCGGGCTTGATACCATGGTCGATGAGGTATGGCAGGTGGACGCCCCTGAAGAACTGCGCATACAAAGAGTGATGGCCCGCAACGCCATGTCACGCTCGCAGGTGACAGACCGCATCAAATCACAGGACTCCTATATCCCAGCCATCCTCCATCGGCACACACGCCTAATCATCAACGACGGCGACGCGGCAGTGCTCCCTCAGGTAGAGAGACTAATAGACGAATTGGCATAG
- the yajC gene encoding preprotein translocase subunit YajC produces MLNTILLQDQAGWANIVMIVVLIAIFYFFMIRPQQKKQNQIKKFREGIKVGDRVVTAGGIYGKVRSIEDTTFSLEISKDVRITIDKGSVYPSAQQASEDAAQGEKK; encoded by the coding sequence ATGCTTAACACCATCCTTCTCCAAGACCAGGCAGGCTGGGCCAACATCGTAATGATTGTCGTGCTCATCGCCATCTTCTATTTCTTCATGATCCGCCCCCAGCAGAAGAAACAGAACCAGATAAAGAAATTCCGCGAAGGCATCAAGGTAGGCGACCGCGTTGTGACCGCAGGCGGCATATACGGCAAGGTACGCTCCATCGAGGACACCACATTCTCACTTGAGATATCCAAGGATGTGCGCATCACCATCGACAAGGGCTCCGTATACCCCTCTGCCCAGCAGGCATCCGAGGACGCTGCCCAGGGAGAGAAAAAATAA
- a CDS encoding transcription antitermination factor NusB — protein MINRVLIRIKVVQLLYSYLLSQNEFRIESQVEHPSRDKKYGYSLYLDLLMLVLELSGIDVSNGRRESPLRGLARIKHINQGQLAKSLNANFEIRDIIVKERANPELFDAIIPSIYEAIPELPAYKSFAKIKAPTLHDEVVLWLSIVENLFAKNQAFMNAARENEDFTMAGFERGIASLKSTLGNYGDNRSLLIHARNSLDHSMEKAYELYHDLLLLASEITDEQAERLDNAKHKFYPTDEDLHPDMRFVANKYVQELSANEEFRSFIEDKKVTWVAQDSLITDLLTAILESDIYREYMAKPGEKTLEEDAALWRALYKDVILPSDALAEALESRSIYWNDDLQEMGTFVLKTIRRIGMLSQGENSKSHPIMPMYKDDEDSRFGADLFNNAVKHCNEYKELIEKFVNTSRWDADRLAFMDIVIMITAITEIINYPSIPLAVSFNEYIEIANYYSTPRSGAFINGILYSVTKHLKEEGTLLKA, from the coding sequence ATGATAAATCGAGTTTTGATACGTATCAAGGTAGTGCAGCTGCTTTACTCTTATCTTCTTTCGCAGAACGAATTTCGCATCGAATCACAGGTGGAACACCCCTCCCGCGACAAGAAGTACGGCTACTCTCTATACCTCGACCTGCTTATGCTTGTGCTTGAGCTTTCAGGGATAGATGTCTCCAACGGACGTCGTGAATCCCCACTCCGCGGACTTGCCCGCATCAAGCACATCAACCAGGGCCAGCTGGCAAAGTCGCTCAACGCCAATTTCGAAATCCGCGATATCATAGTAAAGGAACGTGCCAATCCCGAGCTGTTCGATGCCATCATCCCGTCCATCTACGAGGCAATCCCCGAACTTCCAGCCTACAAGAGCTTTGCCAAGATCAAGGCACCTACGCTTCATGACGAGGTGGTGCTCTGGCTCTCTATTGTCGAAAACCTGTTTGCCAAGAACCAGGCGTTCATGAATGCCGCGCGTGAAAACGAGGATTTCACCATGGCAGGCTTCGAGCGCGGTATAGCCTCACTCAAGTCCACATTAGGGAACTACGGCGACAACCGCTCGCTCTTGATCCATGCCCGCAACTCGCTCGACCATTCAATGGAAAAGGCGTACGAGCTGTATCACGATCTTCTTCTCCTTGCCTCAGAGATCACCGATGAGCAGGCCGAGCGTCTCGATAACGCCAAACATAAGTTCTACCCTACCGACGAGGACCTGCACCCCGACATGAGATTTGTAGCGAACAAATATGTGCAGGAACTTTCAGCCAACGAGGAGTTCCGCAGCTTCATCGAGGACAAAAAGGTCACCTGGGTGGCGCAGGATTCACTCATCACAGATCTACTCACTGCCATCCTGGAATCGGACATATACCGGGAATATATGGCAAAGCCCGGCGAAAAGACTCTTGAAGAGGATGCCGCATTGTGGCGCGCCTTATATAAAGATGTGATACTCCCGTCCGATGCCCTTGCCGAAGCCCTTGAGTCAAGGTCGATATACTGGAACGACGACCTTCAGGAGATGGGGACATTCGTGCTCAAGACCATACGCCGCATAGGCATGCTATCGCAGGGCGAAAACAGCAAATCGCACCCTATCATGCCGATGTACAAGGATGACGAGGACAGCCGGTTCGGAGCCGACCTGTTCAACAATGCAGTGAAGCACTGCAACGAGTACAAGGAGCTGATCGAGAAGTTTGTCAACACCTCCCGCTGGGACGCCGACCGTCTGGCATTCATGGATATAGTGATCATGATCACAGCCATAACCGAGATCATAAACTATCCTTCCATACCTCTTGCCGTATCGTTCAACGAGTATATCGAGATCGCCAACTATTACTCCACTCCCCGAAGCGGAGCATTCATCAACGGCATCCTCTACTCGGTGACAAAACATCTTAAGGAGGAAGGCACCCTTCTGAAAGCCTGA
- a CDS encoding type B 50S ribosomal protein L31: protein MKADIHPSNYREVVFKDMSNDEIFITRSTVASREEIEVDGKTYPLVKLEITSSSHPFFTGKQKLVDTAGRVDKFMSRYGNRTKKK, encoded by the coding sequence ATGAAAGCAGACATCCATCCCTCCAACTACCGCGAAGTAGTATTCAAGGATATGTCAAACGATGAGATCTTCATCACACGTTCCACCGTAGCATCACGCGAGGAGATCGAAGTGGACGGCAAGACCTATCCTCTTGTGAAGCTTGAAATCACCAGCTCTTCTCACCCCTTCTTCACAGGAAAGCAGAAGCTCGTCGACACCGCAGGCCGCGTAGACAAGTTCATGAGCCGCTACGGCAACCGCACCAAGAAGAAATAA